The DNA segment AATTAAAATCTTTATGCATGTCCCTGAATGGTTAACAGGCCTTGTTGGTATTGGCTTTATTATTATTGCTGTTATTCACTCTTGTAAGAAAATTCCATCTCAATCTTAACCATTAAACTCTATCTGAACCTGCTTTTGACTATGGCTTGTTTGTTCTGAAAAATGCGAAGGCGCATGAGCTGATTTGACACAATTAGAATGCTTATGATTAAGTATCGCTTCACACTTACCAAGCTGACTTTCTAAATATTGAATATTTTTTCCCTGATTTTCAAAAGCTACAGGATTATAAAATTTCATATTGACAAAACATAGCATAAGAATTTTAGCACAATCACACAAAAAATTAAACATAACTTGCTGATTTTAATATCAGTAGTACAATTTTTTCATGTCTTTATACTCCGCAATTACTACTTTCAACATAAATACTAAAGGAAATTTCATGCCTACAATTAACGAAAGGACAGAGAAATTTAAAAATCAATTAAAACAGTTACATGCCATGATTAAAGATAATAAATTAACTGATAAACAAAAAAAGACAATTGAAAATATAATTGATTCGTCAATTACTAATTTTCTTCAAACGACTGAAAAAAATGACATGTCTGAGTTAGATTATTATCTTCTTGACACAACATGGCCAATTAATCAGAATTTAGAAGCAAACTCATTAATCAACAAGCTAACTGCCACTTTAGTATATGCTGCATTAATACACAATAATGGAAAAAAATGCATAAGCGAGCTTGCAGGATTAAAAAAACAAGAAACACCTAAAATCAGTAAACTGTTTGAATCTCTTGAAAATACTATCAATAACATCTTAATTAATGACAAAGACATCTCAGTGATAGTTAATCACTACTGTGACACTCCTCAAAAACAACCAAAAATTATAAACCCGATAAGAAATATTATTGCAGACTATTCAATGGATATGAAAGACACTACAGTCAAATCTGGTATAGAACTCTAATCATTTAATCTCAACTAATACTTCTCTAAACCTTGTCGTACCAATATTTTTTGCTGAATGAGTCTCACCTGCTTCTAACCAATAAGCCCCACCAACTTCAGTTTCTATAATTTCTTTTTCTCCATCTTGGCTAATCAACTCTAGTGGAGCAGCTTCATAAACATAAACCAAATATGGTAGGCGGTGATAGTGTTCTGGAAAAATTTCTCCTGGCTCAAGCGTCATTTCCCAAACACGGATCTTTTCATTTTCAAATATAATTTTTGTTGCAACTTTTTCAGAAATCATAATCAATTACCTCACAAAATAATACTAAGTATTATCTTAAAAGTATACCAATAGTAAAACTGAAAAATAAAAAAATAATTTTGGTGCGGAAGGAGAGACTCGAACTCTCACGGGGGTTACCCGCTGGAACCTAAATCCAGTGCGTCTACCAATTTCGCCACTTCCGCGTATTTGGGGTGATCGATGGGACTTGAACCCACGACAACCGGAATCACAATCCGGGGCTCTACCAACTGAGCTACGACCACCATCGTATCTTTATAGATGGCACGCCCGGCAGGATTCGAACCTGCTACCCTCGGCTTAGAAGGCCGATGCTCTATCCAGATGAGCTACGGGCGCATTGTTATTCTGCCGTTAAAGCCTTAACTAAAAAGACTTTAGATTGGTCGGAGCAGAGGGATTTGAACCCCCGACCCTCTGTACCCAAAACAGATGCGCTACCAAGCTGCGCTATGCT comes from the bacterium SCSIO 12844 genome and includes:
- a CDS encoding cupin domain-containing protein, translated to MISEKVATKIIFENEKIRVWEMTLEPGEIFPEHYHRLPYLVYVYEAAPLELISQDGEKEIIETEVGGAYWLEAGETHSAKNIGTTRFREVLVEIK